From the Pseudomonas monsensis genome, the window CCGAAATCAAGGCCGGTGGCAATCTGACGCTGTCGAGCAAAGGTGATCAGCTGTATCAGGTTGCCAAGCTGGACAGCGGTAACAACATCACACTGGACAGTGGCGGGTCGATTACTTTTCAGGGGGTCAAGGACCTCCATGACGAAAACCATACCAAGACCAACAACAGCGCTGGCTGGGTGTCCTCCAAAGGTCGCGGCAATACCGACGAGACCTTGCGCCAAACCCAGATGATCGCCAAGGGCAATATCGTTATCAAGGCAGTCGATGGCCTGAAAATCGACATCAAGGATGTGAATCAGCAATCCGTCAGCCAGACCATTGACGCTATGGTCAAGGCTGATCCGCAGTTGGCCTGGTTGAAAGATGCCGAAGCCCGAGGGGACGTGGATTGGCAGCGAGTGAAGGAGATTCACGAGTCTTTCAAATACGAGAACTCGGGACTGGGCCCGGCAGCACAAATCGCAATCGCCATCATGATGTCCTTCGTGATGGGGCCGGCAGGGCTGGGCCTGGTCGGCGGTGGCTTCGGTGGGGCAGTCGCCACAAGTCTGGCAACCACGGGCGTTACCAGCACCATTAATAACAAGGGTGATCTCGGGGCCGCATTCAAGGAGACCTTCAGTGCCGGAAGCTTGAAAAATGCGGCTATCGCTGGGTTTACGGCGGGCATGCTCGACTATGCAGACACCAACTGGTTTGCGGCTGGTGGCAGCAAAACTGCAAATATCCTGACCAGCAGCAACATTACTGATGTCGCCATCCGCACGACCGGCCGGGCGATCATTTCCAGCGGTATCTCTACCACTATTGGTGGAGGCAGCTTTGGTGACAATTTCGGAGCGGCGTTGCTGGGTGAGGCGAGCAGTGTCGCTATGGCGACCGGCTTTGACTTTGTCGGTGACAACACACTCAAGTTCCCAGAAGGCAGCGCAGAAAAAGTCGTAGCGCATGCGTTGATGGGTGGTTTGATTTCCCAGGTGCTGGGTGGGGACTTTGCGACAGGTGCAGCTGCCGCTGGTCTGAACGAAGCCGCGATGAATGTTCTTGTGAAGTTCGCGGGCGGCAACGATCAGATGCAGGTGATGCTGTCGCAACTGACGGGCGTGTTAGCGGCCGCCGCAGTGGATGGAAACACCCAGTTAGGGGCCGCCATCGCAGGGAGTGCTACGACCTATAACTACCTTTATCACCGTGAGGTGAAAGAGATGCTGGCCGAAATGGACAGCAAATCCACTGACGAGGAAAAGCTGGCGGTTAGGGACAAATACGAAGCGCTCGACAAGCAACGAGAGTTGGAGCGTGACGAGTTTTGTAAAGGAGCAGCTGATACTTGCCGTCAGATCTCACGCGATTTGGCCGACGATGATGAAAAATTTTCAGAGCTCATAAAGAAACTGAGAAGTGAAGGCAAGGGAGCAGAGGCCTATTGGGTAGGCTCTGTTCAATGGGGGAATTTACATTCTGCTGGATCAATGGCTTCCGTTGTGAAAGCACAGGAGGGTGGATTCTTTGCAAAATTGGGCGCTGTGGTTTTCGAGATGGGCGCCGGAATTTTTCCGGGGCGGGCTATCGGAAAAGGCACGACGGCTATACATGTAGCAGATGAAAAGGTTGTTGATGTAAAAGGGGCCGCTGGCGGCGCAGGCGGTACTGAAAAAGTCGTCACGATCAGCAAAGATCGCTACCCCGAGTCGGCGCAACATATTGAAGATGCCATCGGCGCAGGAAAGCCTGACACGTTGACCATAGATCGAGATAATGCGGCAACGCGCAGGCGTGATTCTTTGCGCGGAATTGAAACAAGACCGGGCCTCGACCGTGATGAATATCCGCCCGCCATGTTCCAGGAAGGGGGGCAGGGAGCCTCGGTAAGGCATATCACCGCTGGTGATAACCGTGGGGCAGGCGCTTGTATTGGCGCTCAATGCAGAGAGTTGCCTAACGGGACGAAGGTTAGAATAGAGGTGATAGATTAGATTATGAATAATTTGGATAAGTTGTTATCGATTGCAAGTTCATCCTTGAGTGAGTGTGAACCAGAACTGTCTGGGCCAATACGCAACATGGCAGGGACTTCGACGGAACAACTTTTTGAAATACTGCGTCAGCGCAATGGCTTCTATGCTTTTGAAGGCGCGCTGCATGTTTTTCCAAGCGATTCCAGTCAAAGTGAAATGGGCATATCTGATTGGAATCACGCTGACCTGTGGCGCAGTAGCTACAAAGGCCTAGCCGATAACGTTGTCTTTTTTGCTGAAGATATCTTTGGTGGGCAGTTCTGTATCAAGGATGGCAATATCTACATTTTTGATCCGGAAACTGGCTCTTTAGAGTACTTGGCTGCGGATGTTGAAAGCTGGGCTGAAGTAGTTCTGCACGACTATGAAGTATTGACAGGCTATCCGTTGGCTCATCAGTGGCAAAAGCGCAATGGTCCAGTTCGTGCAGGGATGCGTTTGCTGCCCAAGGTGCCTTTTGTAATGGGCGGTGATTTTTCCTTGGATAATTTATATGTTGCCGATGCTGTAGAAGGCATGCGGCTCAGAGCGTATATAGCCGATAAGATTAAAAATTTACCAGACGGTACTCAGGTTAAATTCAGTCTGGACTGACAGAGAATGAGTGAGAATGGATCAGGTTTATACAAGATTTGGTCTGTTTTATCCGCAAAAGAAGTAATGACTTTGATGTGCAGGATGACGATCCAGTCAAAGAAGCAAGTCTTGGGGGTATTGGTAAATGGGGACAGACCCTGAGGGATCCCCACAAATCTACTCTAGGCTCTGAGGATAAATGGGGAAAGACCACGTTTAGAAAGCACTCTGAAAACGTGGTCTGTCCCCTTTTTATGCTTTTTATGCTTTTTATGCCCTTTTTATGGTCTGTCCCCTTTTTTATTTGGTGGCGCCGGAAACCCATGTTGGCTAGTTATATACCGGCGGCAGTGCAAAAGGCGCTAGGAGTAAGATTGAAATGATTTACGGCGATCCGTTTATATTCTCAATTCAGTTTGATGTAGTGAGAGATTGGACTGATTCAAGTTGT encodes:
- a CDS encoding SMI1/KNR4 family protein translates to MNNLDKLLSIASSSLSECEPELSGPIRNMAGTSTEQLFEILRQRNGFYAFEGALHVFPSDSSQSEMGISDWNHADLWRSSYKGLADNVVFFAEDIFGGQFCIKDGNIYIFDPETGSLEYLAADVESWAEVVLHDYEVLTGYPLAHQWQKRNGPVRAGMRLLPKVPFVMGGDFSLDNLYVADAVEGMRLRAYIADKIKNLPDGTQVKFSLD